The DNA window AGTTTAGAACATgatgaagatgatattgtaatGGAAGAAGAGGATGATATTCCAACGAATGATGTCTGTTTATCTGAGTCCTCCGACAATGAAGAGGAATTGTGTGAAATAGATATCGATTCCATTTTGGATGAAGAAGATTCAAGTCAAGAATTAGATAATACCAACTTGTTGATTGTTTCAGTTTTGAAAGTATTATTGCGCTGGCAGTCCTTGTTTTATGTGTCTGATCTTGCATTGTCATATTTACTTCTTCTTGTCAAATCATTATTATACTTAGTGTCAGCTGCCTCAGAGTTTTCTAAAGATTTGTACAAGAAATTTCCATCCAATTTATATCAGTTGAATAAgagtatttcctttaaaaatgatatgtttCGAAAATATGCGGTATGTCCGAAATGTTATGCTCTTTATGATTTTGCAGAGTGTGTAAATGTTATTGAAGGTGATGAAATGTCTAAAAAGTGTACAAATGTTTTGTTTCCAAATCATGCTCTTCGACACTTTCGAAAGCCTTGTGgagaatttcttttaaaatcagtaactgtaaatggtaaaaaaaaacttgtaccAAGAAAAAGTTTCTGTTATAAGAGCATTGAAGAAAGTTTGCAAATTTTGGTAAAAAGAGAAGGTTTTGAAGATCTTTGTGAATCTTGGCGCTATAGAAATGTACCAGATGAAATTCTCATGGATGTGTATGATGGTAATGTGTGGAAATGTTTCaatggaggaaaatttgaattttttacatCACAACGTAATTATGGCATTATGTTAAATGTAGATTGGTTTCAGCCGTTTAAACATACAAATTATTCTGTGGGTGCTATTTATGTAACCATTTTGAACCTGCCAAGAgttgaaagatttaaaaaaaaaaatgtcattttagtTGGACTTATTCCTGATATGAAATCGGAGCCACCCACTAATACATTTATTGATCCTTTAGTTGAGGAGCTGAAGCAAGCTTGGAGTGGTTTTTATATGAAGAGTTATAACTCCCCATCacaacctgtaaaatttaaattagcCTTAATTTGTGTTGGATGTGATATTCCAGCAAGTAGAAAATTATGTGGGTTTTTAGGACATGCAGCAACTAAAGGTTGCAACAAGTGCATGAAAACATTTGATGGTGGGGTGGGAGAAAAGAATTATGGGGGTTTTGATATGTCACTTTGGGAAGACAGAAATTTGGAAGTTCATAAAGAAATTGTTAAGAAAATTGTTAGaagcaaaacaaaaactagTAGGGAGAAATTAGAGAAGGAATATGGGGTTAGATATTCTGTTTTGTTAGAATTGGCGTATTTTGACCCTGTTACAATGACTATCATTGATCCCATGCACAATCTATTTTTGGGGACTGCAAAGCGAATGCTTTTGATATGGAAAGATCATAAGGTCTTACGACCTGAGCATTTTGATATGATGCAGAAACGAATTGAAAAAATATCTTGTCCATCAGATGTAGGAAAGCTTCCCCAGAAAATGGCTAGTAGTTTTGGATCCTTCAATgctgatcaatttaaaaattggaCAATTCTTTTTTCCATCTATGCATTGAAAGGAGTTTTGCCAGAGGAGCATTTAGAATACTGGCGAAAATTTGTATTAGCCTGTAAAATATTATGTACACGAACTTTGTCGAGAAATAATGTGAAAGTGGCCCACcttttgttaatttctttttgtAAGAAAGTAGAACGGGCATTTGGTAGTGAATGTATAACTCCAAATATGCACTTGCATGCTCATCTTGACAAATGTTTATATGATTTTGGACCTGTGTATTCATTTTGGCTCTTTAGCTTTGAAAGGGAAAATGGGATTCTGGGATCAATTCCATCTAACAAAAGGAATATTGAAATTCAGCTGATGAGAAAGTTTCTTAAAAACAGTCATGCTGTTGACCTTTTTTCTGATTCAGTCTTAGAGGAACAATTTGGACCTGACTTTCTAAAACTTAAAGTTTTGCATGAGGATAATGAAAGAGGAACGTTAAGTCTGATGAACACAGGTGCCAGTTATGACCTAGTCAAAATGTCCTCTAAAGATGTCCGTGTTGAATCACTATGTTGGACAATAGATTCTTTTTCTGGTGTAAAAGTATCAACATTGAAGAATTGTACTTTAAGTGAAAGAGATGTGtcttttttgaaaagaatgtaCAATGTTTTATATCCAAATATTGAAGAAAGTAGAATCACTGTTTGTAATACTTGTAGATCTactaaatatgtagatatatttggCTCAGTTTTAGGAATCAAATTGGGAAGGAGTAATAGGTCTTCATTGATAAATGCGTACTGGCATAAAGATGACGGTCAGATTTGTGATTACGAAGAAATGGGATTAGCACCTAGACCAGGGCAAATTGAGAACATTTTATTACACAATGTTTTAGTAGATGAAAAATCTTGTGTGCATCTATTAGCTCGTGTTAGTTGGTTTGCAAAGCCAAATGAATATGTACTAAATTACTATGGAAAACCAGTTGAAGCATGGAGTTGTGATTTGTTTGATGTCCAAGGACCATCAATGTATATACCTGTTCAAAGAATTAGGTCTAAATTTGTATATGCAAAAGATGAAGTAAGAGGGCAAAATGTTATTGTTGTAGTGCCCAGGGAACGATTTTTGTGTTAAACAGGTTTATGTCACTGTTTATACTTAGtgggatacatgtattttgtagaggaaaacaataacatttaaGAATATATTGTCTTTAACAAGCTATATATAGATTTTAAATGTTCAGTACTATTTTCCAATGTTAAGGTcctaaaaattacatgtttatatatatatttatatatatatatttatgttacaatacatgattatttttctaaagCAGTACACTTAGAGCACACGTATATACACATTCATTTCTTACATACACACTTTACAGCTTTGTGAAGTCAGCACATACAATTATTTGTGTGAAGCTTGACACATAGAGCACACACGTACATACACACACATTTCCTACGTACACACTTTACCGCTTTGTGAAGTCAGCACATACATTTATATGTGTGAAGCTTGACACATAGAGCACACACGTACATACACATACATTTCCTACGTACACACTTTACCGCTTTGTGAAGTCAGCACATACATTTAATGTGTGAAGCTTGACACATAGGgcacacatgtatatacacacacacatctTACATGCACACTTTACCGCTTTGTGAAGTCAGCACATACATTTATATGTGTGAAGCTTGACACATAGGGCACACATGTAAATACACACACATCTTACATACACACTTTACCGCTTTGTGAAGtcagcacatacatgtatatgtgtgaAGCTTGACACATAGAgcacacatgtatatacacacacatatCTTGCATACACACTTTACCGCTTTGTGAAGTCAGCACATACATTTATATGTGTGAAGCTTGACACATAGGgcacacatgtatatacacacacattTCTTACATACACTCTTTACAGCTTTGTGAAGtcagcacatacatgtatatgtgtgaAGCTTGACACATAGATCACACATGTATACACAAATTCTTTAACACACAATATAGTTatgatgactttttttttttaaagtaacaaatattaattattgaaatatgacaatataacttcattattTGTTTAATCTTTTGAATGCAAAAGACAAGAAAGATGTATACAAAAATGCTGGATTTATTTAACTGCTATACTATATTATTTTTGCTCATTTTTGTGCTGCACAATTTATTGACACCAACATGATGTAGACAATTTTGCATTctgcatatttttaaatatttttttcttctttgtttttaatttgcttATGTGTTTGAACTTAcattacatatttgttttatttttaatgaaataaaatatggaGCATTTAAGCATACTTGTAATTATAGTTTCATTTCGATACAATGAATACTTGGGATTATTTCAGAAAAGGAAATGTTTTTTTCCCAATTGTGATGACATAAATTACAATTTAAGGTCCATGTGCTGTTAAAAACTCAAAAATGTTCCTCTGTATATGACACATTGCGTCATAATGATCAGCGTTCAGTTGCATGTATCCTAGGTAGtctttattttcaaagtaaggAAATGCTTTAAATCAAATTTGGTTTGTTGGAAGTGTGATGGAGCTTTAAGCAAAGGAACAATTGATATTACCGATACAAAAGCTGTTGATTAGAAAGATATTTGAAGATTTGATTAAAGTTTTAGggataaaaatatcataaacaaAACCATCTCATTTATTCTGACACAAGACAGCACCATGTTATCAGtgtataatgtatatgtataatagcaaaaattgataattatacacaaatctcATGAGTTTGAAGGCCAAATTTAAATGTTCTAGTTTCATAATTGTAAATGCTATAGCATTGATTTCATGTCAAAAGGTATTATCTTATAAAGccatttaaatcatatttaatgaCATTAAAGATGAGGTTTTATCACATAAAAGTTGAAAGGTCATATTTAAGCACCTTTCCGTTAAAGTAAAGGTAATTTTTGATGCATTCAAAAAGgaaatcataaaatacaattgtactttattatatttaattacattaaaggtaaaactttatGACATTAAAGGTGAAAGGttatatttaattgtatttaagtGTCTGTAAAGGTAATCTTTGCACCTTTACTTTTTGTAAAGTTAATACAAAGGTGACCTTGCATATTGGTACACCTTTAATGAAATTTACTTCGGAAGTAAAGTTTTGTAAAGCTGTTTTTTCAAGCAGTGCTGTTAAAGTATGCAGCATAAATATGATGGTATATTATTGGCTAATAGTTATAGAATATCTAATAAATGTGACGGTATCATTGGCTGTTGGTTTTGACAGCATAAATGTGACGCTATTATTGACTGTTGGCTTTGACAGCATTTTGGCAGTATTATTGGCTGTTAAATTCTACAGCATAAATACGATGGTATTATTGGCTATTAGTTTTGAAAACATATATGTTAAAGTATAATGTGGCTGTTAGTTTTGACAGCATGAATAGTACGGTTTGATTGGCTGTTGTTTTTGACAGCataaaaaacatgatattgGTGCATGTTAACAGAATCAACGATGCAGTATTTAAGACTTTCTACGGCATTAACGTGCTATAAGTATATCAAAAgccttttctttattttaatgtCAGTTTTGCTAAAGTGTATGAACTGACgagaaaataaattataaataacaaaGTACCAGATATATACCGTCAATTTTTGTTCTCTCTTATCATGGCAGTCTCTTCATATTTATGaacttattaaaatatgtcgTTTCCTTCGATTAATGGCCCTTGcactcaaagaaaaaatataaaatgagagaaacatataaacattccgtttaattataattatatcaaatatattgatAAACGGTGTTTCATTAGTCTATacgaattaaaaataatttgagcTACGATTTTCTGGAAAGAAATTGCCTCCTTTATTTGAGTAAATTTTTCATTGCTGAATCGTGGTGGCCAAAGAATATTTTGACGATTTCTAGATGTTTTCAACAACTACCAAGAGTGAAAcgtttcctttattattaaacAATGCTGGTACAAGAGAAATGGGTACCCGATTTGCGAAAGCATTGCACATTTTCCTCAACAGGCTGACGAGAGTTCTAAGCTTCATTATGCAATTTTTCTCCACATCAACAGtgcaattaattaatgttgatAGAATTAAGAATCTTATCTTACCCCCAGCCCCCTTACAGGTGTTAATGAAATTTTCTGTAAAATGAAAGAGAtatgaactttttttcaataacttTGTTTAGCTGTGTAAGCGTGCGGAAGTAATTGCAGAGTTACAAAAAGGTTTCCCACAAAAGAACTGCTGATATTGCTTTACCGCTAATACCGaggacaggcacgtagcatcatttttgaaagtgggggggccagactaaTCCAAAAGTTtaatgaagatttgattttgatacaataccaattaaaaattggttaatatTAGGGGCAGATAATCGACCatattagccccccccccccaccccgatgctacgtgcctggaggATAAAGTAAATGAGACGAATGTCGAACGAACTTCTATTCATACCAGCATATGCTTTCAAACACACGAAAAGTCCTATTCAGATACCTGAATGTACATTATATTTGGTTACATAACTATTGTATTCATGCAATCGAAAAACTCCTCCCCATTCCATCCAAAGTCCCTGGTGGGCCGGGAGATGGTCATTCGAGTGTTAACAATTTAAATGTCCTAGAAAAGAGAAATGGAAGTAATTTACCCGTTTTGCCCGACCTTTATCTCGTGGCCTTGTAGCCAGCTGTGTCGTTTTTTTCTTCTGAAGGACACGACGTAAATCAGAGAGAAACAGCTGATTCATCTCATTTGAAGCTTGACCCAGGTATGACATACTTAAGGGGGTGATACTTTCACAGTCATTAAATATGACATGAATTTAAAAACGAGCATTCGTTTCATGCATTTCAGAGATGGTTAACTTGTTTCCAAATGAATGGAACTACCGACAGATTTACGGCATTTTgcattatttgataaatatacatgtaaatgtaaaaatttgtcaGTAAGAGCGGTTTAAATTACATACGAACTGGAATCCACCATTAAACCCAACATTGTATTATACTccttataaagtaaaaaaacaacaatgtaAGTTTTCTTCTAATTTTAATCACAAAAATAATCACATTAATGTCCAGGTGAAGTACCATAAAACAAGTTAGAACATCTGAGCCTACAAGGGAATGATATAAAGCCAGGCACTAGCAGAGGTTGCCAACCGATTGTCATAAAAAGTCAAACACGAGCAACAAAAAAAAGAAGGTGTGAACAGAACAAGCACTAACCACAGAGTACAACCTCTCCCTCTAAGACTCACACAGACTCCCTCTAAGACCCACACAGAAACTCCAGGGACAGGGGGTGACAGACAACACAGAAACAGTTCTTCCATCACCCCGTACTCCTGTCCATAAAaatgttgtcatttttttctctgtaaTGGACATGATTTTGTTATAAAGATCGACAATTTCCCCATCAAGAAcattgttttaaacatttcaaattctCCACATTTACTCTTTAGTTAGTATAAGGGTCACTGAGGTTCAAAATATGTTGTCTTGATGactaagaaatgaaaaatactgATATTTACAGGGGGTGTGTCTAAGAAACATAAAACGGTATTTATTGAGGCATGAAACAACTAGGTGACACCATTTAGTGGAATATTATAGATGGTACAGGTGTTACTATAAATAGTGTCACTAGGGACCTTTATATGGAATATGATGTTATTGTCATcagtgttaaaaataaataacaatcatcttgaattttttttaaaagtttgaatagaaataaagaCCATGACACGTCAATTTTGAGTGCTTTTCTACTCAGTAAAAATAGGTATacaaatgatttatgataaaaaataacagtCAGAAAACACAGCCTTTTTATGAGTACGTACATgaatatacataaatatgtattgaatatataatgtaaaaaatatacaatggtaaatatgaaatatgttcatgaaatattgcattATGTATTAGTATATATACAATAAGAATGAATTCACAAGATGTCCCATTTTATTCAGCAGCAGGaatcttatttcaaaaaataaaacttaacaaGAAAATCTGAGGATCACCAGAGTATCAAGCTCTTTAAAGAATAATCTCAAAACACAAAATACTTTTTCTGTTAgccattttacaaaataaaaagtcaCGGAGTCCAGCAACCAATGGGAATAGTTCTTTAACAACAAAACTAGAACTAAGAAGAGTATTATAAATCACAAAGCTCTTCATTATGGCTCCATTCAATCTACAGATTATTTAATTAGGGTAATAAGAAATCAAATCAATATAATAAACAACTGGTgttttaagtaaacaaatttACTAAATTCCCCCATTAGTAGCTCAATTGTTGATCAGACAGTCTACATATTGCTGGTGCTGCATAATGAAGCGTGTATATTTTCTGTTCAATAATATTATATCTATCACAAAAGCCCTAcccaataaaacaatataggTACAACTCTAGTCTTTGTGTGCAAAgtggaaaaatgaaaaacaaatgtgtTTATACAGTGaggtaaatgttaaaatatatctgatgaaatattgtaaattctCTAACATGAATGTCAACAATTTGTGCCATAGAGGGTATGGAAAATAAATCACAGGCCAACAGGtagtttatattaaaatatacaatctatattttcattaaaatcatttttgcaCACATACtgtaaaaatattatgttcaaATTCCATTAACAAAGTTAAGGAATTGTACAAAGCATGCACATGCACTTAGTCACGCCCAAAACCTGTGTATTGAGATCATATCATATGTACAAGGAGAATCCATAAGTCAGGGAGCAGGTCCCAAAACAAACTATAATTGATGTACACTACAACAGAGTTAAGCCCCCTCACAGGTTCAGGCCTCCTCTAGTGTGCAGACAATGACTCTTGTATTGTTATATTGCTGTGAATAAAATTATTGCTTGGCAAATAAAAGTTGTCCAAGACTGAGTTTAACTAACAGCTAACAGAAAAATATACTGGTAGTTGCTGTGTAGTTTAAGATTATTTTAGGAAATGATGAAACACAGCATTACCAACACAGTGAACACACAAGGATTAACCATTTACCAGCAAACAATAAGAGCCAATTTAATTCTTTAGTTTTACAAGAACAACCAAAATGAAAGCTTCATTCGCCATGCAAGATTTAGTTTTCAGTCAATGTTACAACAGGAGAAGCCATTTGTTTGTGTTGACACAGAAGCATCATTGAACACATGAATAACAACAACTCTATGACCTAAGACAGAAAACTCAAAATGGATAATGACGTGTCTTCTTTCTTTGTTTCTCCATTGCACGGTAGGACTCTCCAGTTAACTGACCAGTCAACATCTTCTGTAGAAGCGTGGAATTCTGGGATTCCTTACAGTTGTTTTTTGTGGTAAATATGCTAGCATTCGAGGAACACCCACGCAGCACTTTTTCTAACTCAGTCATGTTAGTATCCCTTGTTTGTCTCTGAGTTGGAGGAGAATTCTGTCGATTGACCATCCTAGGAGAGGGGAGAGGTTGACCCATGTATGCTGGAGATATTATTCCATTTGTTTGAGAGCCTGGTGACATCAAGTTGCCGTTTGAGAGTGGAATGTTTGAAGGTGCACTTGTTACTACGGAGCTGATAAAGCCGGACACTTCCTGCATGTGCGGACTGCAGGGGTACGGTGAAGTGGCATGCATTGGTGAACAGACAGAAGACATTGGTGAACAAGCAGACGACATAGGGGATTGGTGAGAGACATAGGAGCTAGGGGAGGAGATCCAGGACTCGGGCGACATCGGGTATTGATAGGAGCCAGTGGTGGTACTGGGCACTGCAATGTGGTTCCCAACATGGAGGGGGTACTGTGGAGGTGGGGGCACTGATGCAGTGGAGGTCATTGCCTGTGGTAAGTTCAACATGGTGCCAGTGTTAGACACTGACACATGTCCATTCATTGACTCTGGAGTGTTCAAAGTCAGGTCACAGTGGTTCATACCATTCATTTCACTCTCACTTTCGAATTGTTCAAACTCTGCCCCGAAACTATTTTGACCAAGTTCTGAGAGGACTTGTTG is part of the Crassostrea angulata isolate pt1a10 chromosome 3, ASM2561291v2, whole genome shotgun sequence genome and encodes:
- the LOC128178773 gene encoding uncharacterized protein LOC128178773; translation: MRMERKRKRREPKTCSGCGEEYSGRHLLRHTCSSNQTEDPSDDTRKVHAAPIVKSVTDAERSENRTLTSLEHDEDDIVMEEEDDIPTNDVCLSESSDNEEELCEIDIDSILDEEDSSQELDNTNLLIVSVLKVLLRWQSLFYVSDLALSYLLLLVKSLLYLVSAASEFSKDLYKKFPSNLYQLNKSISFKNDMFRKYAVCPKCYALYDFAECVNVIEGDEMSKKCTNVLFPNHALRHFRKPCGEFLLKSVTVNGKKKLVPRKSFCYKSIEESLQILVKREGFEDLCESWRYRNVPDEILMDVYDGNVWKCFNGGKFEFFTSQRNYGIMLNVDWFQPFKHTNYSVGAIYVTILNLPRVERFKKKNVILVGLIPDMKSEPPTNTFIDPLVEELKQAWSGFYMKSYNSPSQPVKFKLALICVGCDIPASRKLCGFLGHAATKGCNKCMKTFDGGVGEKNYGGFDMSLWEDRNLEVHKEIVKKIVRSKTKTSREKLEKEYGVRYSVLLELAYFDPVTMTIIDPMHNLFLGTAKRMLLIWKDHKVLRPEHFDMMQKRIEKISCPSDVGKLPQKMASSFGSFNADQFKNWTILFSIYALKGVLPEEHLEYWRKFVLACKILCTRTLSRNNVKVAHLLLISFCKKVERAFGSECITPNMHLHAHLDKCLYDFGPVYSFWLFSFERENGILGSIPSNKRNIEIQLMRKFLKNSHAVDLFSDSVLEEQFGPDFLKLKVLHEDNERGTLSLMNTGASYDLVKMSSKDVRVESLCWTIDSFSGVKVSTLKNCTLSERDVSFLKRMYNVLYPNIEESRITVCNTCRSTKYVDIFGSVLGIKLGRSNRSSLINAYWHKDDGQICDYEEMGLAPRPGQIENILLHNVLVDEKSCVHLLARVSWFAKPNEYVLNYYGKPVEAWSCDLFDVQGPSMYIPVQRIRSKFVYAKDEVRGQNVIVVVPRERFLC